A portion of the Stigmatella aurantiaca DW4/3-1 genome contains these proteins:
- a CDS encoding phage portal protein, whose amino-acid sequence MTVPAEVHQAEERLQSILKAVVVGARVDEPASRPGGEDALAFSEAGALQPPYEPEALCLLVEHSNSLRQNVDAYATNIDGFGYRFEPAIDFDADGAREKVADAMALERLAARDAGTLPSGTPPLPTDAEVTAHAEAVRQQARVEKARLESFFDFCCFDGSFVELRRRTRHDLEVTGNAYWEVLRDGKGDIARFVYVPSYTVRLLPLDKEAVEVRERVRISAVSFDTVSTRRRLRRYIQVQGSERVYFKSFGDSRVISRLTGRTFADVTALKAADASDGPATELIHFAIHSPRSPYGIPRWVGTLLSVLGSRQMEEVNYLYFSNKSVPPLALLVSGGRLSDASVPRIERFIEENLKGKANFHKILILEADGAGTGDGGRAKIELRPLTDAQQQDALFQQYDQRNIDKVGSSFRLPPLLRGDGRDFNRSVAEAQLRFAEDQVFQPERDEFDFLLNRKVLADMGVRFWRFRSQTTATRDPERMTEMVERLVRVGVLTPEEGRQLAGDIFHREFRKIADDWVRRPLTLTLAGIQTGVEDLKPQKDKDSLLGEAKRLLGLREELRAEEERLAQGRLALARRYMDTEHVPVPRAEFDTWFSGQPT is encoded by the coding sequence GTGACGGTGCCTGCGGAAGTCCACCAGGCCGAGGAGCGCCTCCAGTCCATCCTGAAGGCGGTGGTGGTGGGCGCACGCGTCGACGAGCCCGCCAGCCGCCCCGGGGGCGAGGACGCCTTGGCCTTCAGCGAGGCCGGCGCCCTCCAGCCTCCGTATGAGCCGGAGGCCCTCTGCCTTCTCGTCGAGCACTCCAACTCGTTGAGGCAGAACGTCGACGCCTACGCGACGAACATCGACGGCTTCGGGTACCGCTTCGAGCCCGCCATCGACTTCGACGCCGACGGCGCCCGGGAGAAGGTGGCCGACGCCATGGCCCTGGAGCGCCTGGCTGCGCGTGACGCGGGCACGCTGCCGTCGGGGACGCCCCCGCTTCCCACGGACGCGGAAGTCACCGCCCATGCCGAGGCAGTGCGTCAGCAGGCCCGGGTGGAGAAAGCCCGCCTGGAGTCCTTCTTCGACTTCTGTTGCTTCGATGGCAGCTTCGTTGAGCTACGCCGCCGCACCCGCCATGACTTGGAGGTGACGGGCAACGCGTACTGGGAGGTACTGCGCGACGGCAAGGGCGACATCGCCCGCTTCGTCTACGTGCCCTCGTACACGGTGCGGCTCCTCCCTCTCGACAAGGAGGCCGTCGAGGTGCGCGAGCGCGTCCGCATCTCCGCCGTCAGCTTCGACACGGTGAGCACCCGTCGGCGCCTGCGCCGCTACATCCAGGTGCAGGGCAGCGAGCGGGTGTACTTCAAGTCCTTCGGGGATTCGCGCGTCATCTCCCGCCTCACCGGCCGCACCTTCGCGGATGTCACCGCCCTCAAGGCCGCGGACGCCTCCGACGGTCCCGCCACGGAGCTCATCCACTTCGCCATCCACTCGCCGCGCTCTCCCTACGGCATTCCTCGCTGGGTGGGCACCCTGCTGTCCGTCCTCGGCTCCCGGCAGATGGAGGAGGTCAACTACCTATATTTTTCCAACAAGTCCGTCCCTCCCTTGGCGCTGCTCGTCTCCGGAGGGCGGCTCTCCGACGCATCGGTCCCGAGAATCGAGCGGTTTATCGAGGAGAACCTCAAGGGCAAGGCCAACTTCCACAAGATTCTCATCCTCGAGGCGGACGGCGCCGGCACCGGCGACGGAGGACGCGCGAAGATTGAGCTGCGCCCCCTGACGGACGCCCAGCAGCAGGACGCTCTCTTCCAGCAGTACGACCAGCGCAACATCGACAAGGTGGGCAGCTCCTTCCGCCTGCCGCCGCTGCTGCGCGGCGACGGACGGGACTTCAACCGCTCGGTGGCGGAGGCGCAGTTGCGATTCGCTGAGGACCAGGTGTTCCAACCTGAGCGCGACGAGTTCGACTTCTTGTTGAATCGGAAGGTGCTCGCGGACATGGGCGTGCGCTTCTGGCGCTTCCGCAGCCAGACGACGGCCACCCGAGACCCCGAGCGCATGACGGAGATGGTGGAGCGCCTGGTTCGCGTGGGCGTGCTGACACCCGAGGAGGGCCGCCAGTTGGCCGGCGACATCTTCCACCGTGAGTTCCGCAAGATTGCGGATGACTGGGTCCGACGCCCCCTCACACTCACTTTGGCGGGCATCCAAACCGGAGTGGAAGATTTGAAGCCCCAGAAGGACAAGGACTCGTTGCTGGGCGAGGCCAAGCGCCTCTTGGGGCTGAGAGAAGAGCTTCGGGCCGAGGAGGAGCGCCTGGCCCAAGGACGCCTGGCGCTCGCCCGTCGGTACATGGACACCGAGCACGTCCCGGTTCCACGTGCGGAGTTCGACACCTGGTTCTCGGGGCAACCCACATGA
- a CDS encoding IPT/TIG domain-containing protein produces the protein MAVPSLTSVTPSSGPTSGGDILRLAGTGFAARVAVRLGGVAAEVLSLRVELGTHFADVRTPAHAVGTVDVEVFNLSAEGSPVPGEAAVLPGAYRYLRPRVAKEADLTRLVRTLLRELKRQVVANVSASVSVDYDDTVADGLNVIAMAALPSVVLSGPTLRESRRYSTNVLHEDVVQGPSGAELVRRRPAYTVDLAFTLTVASERTAELFNLMAAVATFLNRNRWLAMPRDAEDASRGTVRWEMDADGEVRTQLGSRDDVRAFTWGLVVRGFDVDSGLPLDLGKAVAGTHLETDSLSGGTP, from the coding sequence ATGGCCGTCCCCTCCCTCACCTCCGTGACGCCCTCTTCGGGACCCACCAGCGGCGGCGACATTCTCCGCCTCGCCGGCACTGGCTTCGCCGCGCGGGTGGCCGTGCGCCTGGGAGGAGTGGCCGCCGAAGTACTGTCGCTTCGTGTGGAGTTGGGCACTCACTTCGCGGACGTGAGGACGCCGGCCCACGCGGTGGGCACCGTCGACGTCGAGGTGTTCAACCTCTCCGCGGAGGGCAGCCCCGTCCCAGGCGAGGCCGCTGTCCTTCCAGGCGCGTACCGCTACCTGCGCCCACGCGTCGCGAAGGAAGCAGACCTCACCCGCCTCGTGCGCACCTTGCTGCGCGAGCTGAAGCGCCAGGTGGTGGCCAACGTCAGCGCCAGCGTCTCCGTCGACTACGACGACACGGTGGCGGACGGCCTCAACGTCATCGCCATGGCCGCGCTGCCCTCCGTGGTGCTGTCAGGCCCCACGTTGCGCGAGAGTCGTCGCTACTCCACCAACGTCTTGCACGAGGACGTCGTGCAGGGCCCCTCCGGCGCGGAGCTGGTGCGCAGGCGCCCCGCGTACACGGTGGACCTGGCCTTCACCCTCACGGTGGCCTCCGAGCGCACCGCCGAGCTCTTCAACCTCATGGCCGCCGTGGCCACCTTCCTCAACCGCAACCGCTGGCTGGCCATGCCGAGGGACGCCGAGGACGCCTCGCGCGGCACCGTCCGCTGGGAAATGGACGCGGACGGCGAGGTGCGCACGCAGCTCGGCAGCCGCGACGACGTGCGCGCCTTCACCTGGGGCTTGGTGGTGCGCGGCTTCGACGTGGACTCGGGCCTGCCCCTCGACCTCGGCAAGGCCGTCGCCGGGACGCACCTCGAAACGGACTCTCTCTCTGGAGGCACCCCATGA
- a CDS encoding terminase — protein MPYELILPCTTDELPLAQDTSDVPVPQGRLVAGFDIGRTRDRSELAVFEEVAGRFTCRMLKSFEGVPFAEQEAHLRRFLSVLPVARLSVDRSGIGMNLAENLARDFPQVVAENFTNESKERWATDFKILLQRRDVTLPRERELVGQIHSIKRRVLPSGKVSFDAERTNRGHADKFWAVVLACQRERGPERRGTGEIGVRVIG, from the coding sequence TTGCCCTACGAGCTCATCCTCCCGTGCACCACCGACGAGCTACCGCTCGCCCAGGACACCTCCGATGTGCCCGTGCCCCAGGGGCGCCTGGTGGCGGGCTTCGACATAGGCCGCACGCGAGACCGCTCGGAGCTGGCCGTCTTCGAGGAGGTGGCGGGCCGCTTCACGTGCCGCATGCTGAAGAGCTTCGAGGGCGTCCCCTTCGCGGAGCAGGAGGCCCATCTGCGCCGCTTCCTCTCCGTCCTGCCCGTGGCGCGCCTCAGCGTCGACCGGAGCGGCATCGGCATGAACCTCGCGGAGAACCTCGCCCGCGACTTCCCCCAGGTGGTGGCGGAGAACTTCACGAACGAGTCCAAGGAGCGCTGGGCGACCGACTTCAAAATTCTGCTCCAGCGCCGCGACGTCACCCTGCCGCGCGAGCGTGAGCTTGTCGGGCAAATTCACTCTATTAAGAGGCGCGTGTTGCCCTCGGGGAAGGTGTCCTTCGACGCTGAACGCACCAACCGCGGGCACGCGGACAAGTTCTGGGCCGTCGTCCTCGCCTGTCAGCGAGAGCGAGGGCCGGAGCGGCGAGGGACCGGAGAGATTGGGGTGCGGGTGATTGGGTGA
- a CDS encoding phage major capsid protein, with product MKEALMSRIDNRALLEKADLALADLTAGGGILQPAQAQKFMRLLIKQSVLLQQCTVVPMAAPKQQFSKLKFGSRILRPGQEATAVPAAQRVKPDLSQVELDAKLFKGEVRLSDEVLEDSIERGELRQTLMEMLADAISRDMEEILVNGDTASADPFLATLDGVLKQATSNVVDAAGAPISKDVLGDLLKSLPSEHLRDKSSMGFLLPA from the coding sequence CTGAAGGAAGCCCTCATGAGTCGAATCGATAACCGTGCCCTCTTGGAGAAGGCCGACCTGGCCCTCGCCGACCTCACGGCGGGCGGCGGCATTCTCCAGCCCGCGCAGGCGCAGAAGTTCATGCGCCTGCTCATCAAGCAGTCCGTCCTGTTGCAGCAGTGCACCGTTGTCCCGATGGCGGCGCCCAAGCAACAGTTCTCCAAGCTGAAGTTCGGCAGCCGCATCCTCCGCCCGGGCCAGGAGGCCACCGCCGTCCCCGCCGCCCAGCGCGTGAAGCCCGACCTCTCCCAGGTGGAGCTGGACGCGAAGCTCTTCAAGGGCGAGGTGCGCCTCTCCGACGAAGTGCTCGAAGACAGCATCGAGCGCGGCGAGCTGCGACAGACGCTCATGGAGATGCTCGCGGATGCCATCAGCCGCGACATGGAGGAGATCCTCGTCAACGGGGACACGGCCTCGGCGGACCCGTTCCTGGCCACGTTGGACGGCGTCCTGAAGCAGGCCACCAGCAACGTCGTGGACGCGGCCGGCGCGCCCATCAGCAAGGACGTCCTGGGCGACTTGCTCAAGTCGCTGCCCTCGGAGCACCTGCGCGACAAGAGCAGCATGGGGTTCCTCTTACCAGCGTAG
- a CDS encoding SGNH/GDSL hydrolase family protein, with protein MLALLVIAGCGAHSQVVRDYESNVDGSLIADDSGIGWEVVDRFRLVSEPQGTEKLFNRFVSYYGTVSSQINNEGMLETQWDAAAGRYRDGYLAVAKWKVKLSFNDAGMCEWRVGAYAPTLAPCRSFVVEVPKGETMVEVRLGGSNGVIRRTVLRPRDVLIASLGDSYASGEGVPDLRQYGGWLFWKWADAKWMDARCRRSLFSAPGLAALMYAKINPHVSVTHLTYACSGAKMSEGLLEEYEGASPPESAAALRPQVDEFIGDLEKAGRTPDYLTISAGGNDIGFADIVTAAATGSVDDVKKVVKRSVRCGVMSVAEDALTLKAKLDSSRFIRGQTQILLTEYPNPTNLWRLPENSVGIVGTKEEFKEDCAPSKGKINFVPSAWVLGMVMQISREELREINEKVAAPLSDMTTRLADAVGARRVSGIDEEFRLHGYCAPGLFTPNGIVRWVNTVRDSSRMMGLVKLSGAMHPNIRGQAAIARHILEKIRSAECADGKIEEGTPVRAKLCQGDSWRAELPGFGPGPEPLPASKQFPN; from the coding sequence GTGTTGGCGCTGTTGGTCATTGCCGGGTGCGGAGCCCATTCTCAGGTTGTTCGGGACTATGAGTCAAACGTCGACGGCTCCTTGATTGCGGACGATAGTGGAATTGGATGGGAAGTCGTTGATCGATTTAGGTTGGTTTCGGAGCCGCAGGGGACCGAGAAACTCTTCAACCGATTTGTGTCCTATTACGGAACGGTCAGCAGCCAGATCAACAACGAAGGGATGTTGGAAACCCAGTGGGATGCAGCGGCAGGAAGGTACCGCGATGGTTATCTGGCTGTTGCCAAATGGAAGGTGAAGCTCAGCTTCAACGACGCGGGGATGTGCGAGTGGCGGGTCGGAGCGTATGCTCCTACGCTTGCCCCCTGCAGGTCTTTCGTTGTTGAGGTTCCAAAAGGCGAAACAATGGTTGAGGTGCGTCTTGGCGGTAGTAATGGCGTCATCCGCCGCACGGTCCTTCGTCCTCGAGATGTATTGATCGCATCTTTGGGCGACTCGTATGCTTCGGGCGAGGGGGTTCCAGATTTACGCCAGTACGGTGGCTGGCTTTTTTGGAAATGGGCGGACGCGAAATGGATGGATGCGCGGTGTCGCCGCTCTTTGTTCTCAGCTCCCGGGCTTGCTGCTCTTATGTATGCGAAGATTAATCCGCATGTGTCGGTAACGCATCTTACCTATGCGTGTTCGGGAGCAAAGATGAGTGAGGGCCTTCTCGAAGAATATGAAGGAGCATCGCCACCCGAATCCGCTGCGGCCCTTCGGCCTCAAGTGGACGAGTTCATTGGCGATCTTGAAAAGGCGGGTCGAACTCCTGATTATCTGACAATCTCGGCTGGCGGAAATGACATTGGTTTTGCTGACATCGTGACTGCCGCGGCTACGGGTAGTGTTGATGATGTGAAGAAGGTTGTTAAGCGAAGCGTGAGGTGTGGCGTCATGTCTGTGGCCGAGGATGCGCTGACGCTCAAGGCGAAGCTCGATTCCTCTCGATTCATCCGCGGACAGACGCAAATTCTTCTCACTGAGTACCCTAACCCGACAAACCTCTGGAGGCTTCCTGAAAACTCCGTAGGGATTGTGGGAACGAAAGAGGAGTTTAAGGAGGACTGTGCTCCCAGTAAGGGCAAGATAAACTTTGTTCCCTCGGCGTGGGTTTTGGGGATGGTGATGCAGATATCGAGGGAGGAACTCAGGGAGATCAATGAGAAGGTTGCTGCGCCCTTGAGTGATATGACAACGCGACTTGCTGATGCTGTGGGCGCTCGCAGGGTGAGCGGAATTGATGAGGAATTCAGGCTGCATGGGTACTGCGCCCCAGGGCTCTTTACTCCCAATGGGATTGTACGGTGGGTGAATACAGTGCGTGACTCAAGCCGGATGATGGGGCTGGTCAAACTTAGTGGGGCGATGCATCCCAATATTCGCGGTCAGGCAGCGATTGCAAGACACATTCTTGAGAAGATTCGTAGTGCGGAGTGCGCCGACGGGAAAATTGAAGAAGGGACTCCTGTGCGTGCGAAGCTATGCCAGGGGGACTCCTGGCGTGCTGAACTGCCAGGGTTTGGGCCGGGCCCGGAGCCGCTTCCGGCAAGCAAACAGTTTCCCAACTAA
- a CDS encoding heme-binding protein, translating to MSRELLSSKVVVEEEEPRVRGIPSAPTSVVGAVGLAERGPIGQAVLCTSFEDYQATFGGFTPDSDLALAAMGFFEQGGSHFWAVRTVHYEDASDPESHTATPAAAALTTGGGPTPAVVRGTLRPPFTLANGQRLEVSANAAEAVDVVFSGTAASVSAGRPGPYTLTAGQSLRVRVDDGRDVFIPFSEEDFGDITQATAQEVAAVLNAGLIGGRATVEAGVLRIASDTQGASSRLEVGDAVANTVFGFAGGPQVGSGNVQSLRAVELAEVRALVEAAVAGVRVAPSSLGALQLLTQSTGPGASLRVQGDAGSGLGLDALLHTGDASGATDVLHLEARDAGAYANRLEVEVRPPTNGAPETFDVLVLEDGAYRESFPNLSSAQGDARYVERVLNDERTGSTYVRAFMVQPDAIPDVQTVALSGGADGLVGLDDADFIGSEAGRSGLLRARRSAGPLPPPGTRARHARRPQRHGALLRGGARRPRLRRPRLARGLQRHGHRLLRLAGGRPRRAL from the coding sequence GTGAGTCGTGAGTTGCTGTCGTCGAAAGTCGTCGTGGAGGAGGAGGAGCCGCGCGTCCGTGGCATTCCCTCGGCGCCCACCTCCGTCGTGGGGGCCGTAGGCCTGGCGGAGAGAGGCCCCATCGGCCAGGCCGTGCTGTGCACCTCCTTCGAGGACTACCAGGCCACCTTCGGCGGCTTCACGCCGGACTCGGACCTGGCCCTCGCCGCCATGGGTTTCTTCGAGCAGGGCGGCAGCCACTTCTGGGCGGTGCGCACCGTCCACTACGAGGACGCCTCCGACCCCGAGTCGCACACGGCCACGCCTGCTGCGGCGGCCCTCACCACGGGCGGCGGGCCCACGCCCGCCGTCGTGCGCGGCACCTTGCGTCCCCCCTTCACCCTGGCCAACGGCCAGCGCCTGGAGGTGTCCGCCAACGCCGCCGAGGCAGTGGACGTCGTCTTCTCCGGCACCGCGGCTTCCGTCTCCGCGGGCCGTCCCGGCCCCTACACCCTCACTGCCGGGCAGTCGCTCCGGGTGCGCGTCGACGACGGCCGGGACGTCTTCATCCCCTTCAGCGAGGAGGACTTCGGCGACATCACCCAGGCCACTGCCCAGGAGGTGGCCGCCGTCCTCAACGCGGGACTCATCGGCGGACGCGCCACCGTGGAGGCCGGCGTGCTGAGAATCGCCAGCGACACCCAGGGCGCCTCCAGCCGCCTGGAGGTGGGCGACGCGGTGGCCAACACCGTCTTCGGCTTCGCGGGCGGCCCGCAGGTGGGGAGCGGCAACGTCCAGAGCCTGCGCGCCGTCGAGCTGGCCGAGGTGCGCGCCCTCGTGGAGGCAGCGGTGGCCGGTGTCCGAGTGGCACCGTCCTCCCTGGGGGCCCTGCAGTTGCTCACCCAGTCCACGGGGCCTGGTGCCTCCTTGCGTGTGCAGGGAGACGCGGGCTCCGGCCTCGGACTCGACGCGCTGCTGCACACAGGCGACGCCTCCGGCGCCACCGACGTCCTCCACCTGGAGGCCAGGGATGCGGGCGCCTACGCCAACCGCCTCGAGGTGGAGGTGCGGCCCCCGACGAATGGAGCTCCCGAAACCTTCGACGTCCTCGTCCTCGAGGACGGTGCCTACCGCGAGTCCTTCCCCAACCTCTCCTCGGCCCAGGGCGACGCACGCTACGTCGAGCGCGTCCTCAATGACGAGCGAACCGGCTCCACCTACGTCCGGGCCTTCATGGTGCAACCGGACGCGATTCCGGACGTGCAGACGGTTGCCCTCTCGGGCGGCGCGGACGGCCTCGTCGGCCTGGACGACGCGGACTTCATCGGCTCGGAGGCCGGCCGGAGCGGTCTTTTACGCGCTCGACGAAGTGCAGGACCTCTCCCTCCTCCTGGTACCCGGGCGCGCCACGCCCGCCGTCCACAACGCCATGGTGCGCTACTGCGAGGTGGCGCGCGACGGCCTCGTCTTCGCCGTCCTCGACTCGCCCGCGGGCTACAGCGCCACGGACATCGTCTCCTACGTCTCGCAGGAGGCCGCCCTCGAAGGGCTCTCTGA
- a CDS encoding XkdF-like putative serine protease domain-containing protein: protein MGDALSKALARARHVLESLQGEPVEKTIWGSPAGKKRLAKRLVAMLPAHKTYVEPFAGSAAVLFEKAPSDVEAINDADPEIADAYRLIQKLTPAGLAKLKKLPWVGDEKTFKSLFDSKPKGDVERLHRFLYLTHFSYGKLRGRSVSPNGMGVEAKTLARIEQHAPRLKRVKVYGGDYEKVVRKYDGKDTVLFLDPPYPGYNVDVGEGDFDEERFYGVLKSLKGRWLMTYGIRGKLPGMLKDSGFVVKRIRTPRTIAAMRGVGGSSVLTQLLVSNYHPAAKALEGDGDFAVDDWKPEEPPGTAPFATTTSLLKGVEPDDERYVLGVVLEPETVDAQGDLYSAAEIRQAAHRFMEEFGGLGLMHQMRVNGHVKVLESYLAPVDFNLGEVPVRKGTWLFAVRVLSDELWGRVKDGQLTGFSIGGTARRLPEASPATEPPPSDTPAADSQPEAT from the coding sequence ATGGGTGACGCCCTCTCAAAGGCCCTTGCCCGGGCGCGGCACGTCCTGGAGTCCCTCCAGGGTGAGCCGGTGGAGAAGACCATCTGGGGGAGCCCAGCGGGCAAGAAGCGCCTGGCGAAGCGACTGGTGGCAATGCTGCCCGCGCACAAGACGTACGTGGAGCCCTTCGCCGGGAGCGCCGCCGTCCTCTTCGAGAAGGCCCCCTCGGACGTCGAGGCCATCAACGACGCGGACCCCGAAATCGCCGACGCGTACCGGCTCATCCAGAAGCTGACGCCCGCGGGCCTCGCCAAGCTGAAGAAGCTGCCGTGGGTCGGCGACGAGAAGACCTTCAAGAGCCTCTTCGACTCCAAGCCGAAGGGGGACGTGGAGCGCCTGCACCGCTTCCTCTACCTGACGCACTTCTCCTACGGGAAGCTGCGCGGTCGCAGCGTCAGCCCCAACGGCATGGGCGTCGAGGCGAAGACGCTCGCCCGCATCGAGCAGCACGCCCCGCGCCTCAAGCGCGTGAAGGTGTACGGCGGCGACTACGAGAAGGTGGTCCGCAAGTACGACGGGAAGGACACCGTCCTCTTTCTCGACCCTCCGTACCCTGGCTACAACGTCGACGTCGGCGAGGGTGACTTCGACGAGGAGCGCTTCTACGGCGTCCTCAAGTCACTCAAGGGTCGCTGGCTCATGACGTATGGCATCCGGGGGAAGTTGCCCGGGATGCTGAAGGACTCCGGCTTCGTGGTGAAGCGCATTCGCACGCCTCGCACGATTGCGGCTATGCGCGGCGTGGGCGGCTCCTCCGTGCTGACGCAGCTCCTCGTCAGCAACTACCATCCCGCCGCGAAGGCGCTGGAAGGGGACGGCGACTTCGCCGTGGACGACTGGAAGCCGGAGGAGCCGCCCGGCACCGCTCCCTTCGCCACCACGACGTCCCTCCTCAAGGGCGTCGAGCCCGACGACGAGCGGTACGTCCTGGGTGTCGTCCTGGAGCCGGAGACGGTGGACGCGCAGGGCGACCTCTACTCCGCCGCGGAGATTCGCCAGGCCGCGCACCGCTTCATGGAGGAGTTCGGCGGCCTGGGCCTCATGCACCAGATGCGCGTCAACGGGCACGTCAAGGTGCTGGAGAGCTACCTCGCTCCCGTCGACTTCAACCTGGGCGAGGTGCCGGTGCGCAAGGGCACCTGGCTCTTCGCGGTGCGCGTCCTCTCCGACGAGCTCTGGGGGCGTGTGAAGGACGGGCAACTGACGGGCTTCAGCATTGGCGGCACCGCGCGCCGTCTCCCCGAGGCCTCCCCCGCCACCGAGCCGCCCCCTTCCGACACACCTGCCGCTGACTCCCAGCCGGAGGCCACATGA